In the Telopea speciosissima isolate NSW1024214 ecotype Mountain lineage chromosome 2, Tspe_v1, whole genome shotgun sequence genome, one interval contains:
- the LOC122652746 gene encoding vacuolar protein sorting-associated protein 24 homolog 1-like — MDKVKNLLLPKPNPQQQLRDWQRRLRQECRNIERQIRDVQREEKSVQKAIREAAKRNDMVSAKALAMEIVRSRRAVNRLHENKAQLNSISMHLGESVAIARTVGHLSKSADVMKLVNNLMKAPEMAITMQEFSKEMTKAGVIEEMVNDAVDTALDSEDIEEETEEEVDKVLTEIAGETAAQLPEATRRERIKQPAQTAKAAQEEEAIAEGVDDEEELEEIRARLAKVRS, encoded by the exons ATGGATAAAGTGAAGAATCTTCTTTTACCGAAACCAAATCCGCAGCAGCAATTGAGAGATTGGCAGAGACGACTCAGGCAAGAGTGCCGCAACATCGAACGCCAAATCCGAG atgtgcagagagaagagaagagtgtACAGAAAGCGATTAGGGAAGCTGCCAAGAGAAACGACATGGTCTCAGCAAAG GCACTTGCCATGGAGATTGTGAGATCAAGAAGAGCTGTAAACCGGCTTCACGAGAACAAGGCACAACTTAATTCAATCTCAATGCATCTTGGAGAAAGTGTCG CAATCGCTCGGACAGTCGGTCATTTATCCAAGAGTGCTGACGTCATGAAGCTTGTTAATAACCTCATGAAGGCTCCTGAAATGGCCATTACAATGCAAGAATTCAGCAAAGAAATGACCAAG GCTGGTGTAATTGAAGAGATGGTTAATGATGCTGTTGACACAGCTTTAGATTCAGAAGATATAGAGGAAGAGACTGAAGAAGAAGTTGATAAGGTTTTGACTGAAATAGCTGGTGAAACTGCAGCACAGCTCCCAGAAGCAACCAGGAGGGAGAGAATTAAACAACCTGCACAGACAGCAAAAGCTGCACAGGAG GAAGAAGCAATTGCTGAGGGtgttgatgatgaggaagaatTAGAAGAGATAAGGGCACGGCTTGCCAAAGTTAGGTCATAA